The DNA segment ACAAACGCTCGATGTGTTAGCCCTAGCTTCTGAATGCATTCTTTCAAGGGATGCATCATGATAGATTTCTCCTTTCAAGTTGTCTTCCCTTATAGGTTAGACACTCTACAGGCAGGAATCACACCAGACATATAGAAGCATAGGACGTTTTTGGATCTTGAATTTGTCACAACGGGAGTAATCCATGAATAACTAAACAGAAAAATAGTAACGGTAACTCCCAAATGTATTTGCTTGGATTTCCGCATCCTGTCACACTATTTGGATTAATTACCGATTCGGTTCAAGCTTCGCAGAGCATAAATAATTGAATTTGCTTGGCTTCGTTATCCCCCACCTGCTAATTGGGCGGTGCGTGATGCGGCACTATAACTAACTCATTGCCTTTCCTCGAAATTATAGCCTCCTTTTCTTGGAAGCAACTCTTCAAAGTCACAAGAAGCTATCGCCTTATAACCAGCATCCCATAACTTTATCAATAAATTAGATACTTCTACAACGAAAGCATTATTCTCTACATTTTCAGCAGGCTCAATTTCTAGACAATACTTGTAATATAGAAATTCATCATTCCCTAGATTCCTTCTATCTTCGTCGAAATCACCATTATTGAAAATATAAATATCTGCTTGTTCTGTAGAAACGTTCGAGCCACTAATAGTTCCGTATACATTTTTAGATACTATTTCTATAACCGCACCTTTTTCAGCATCAGTATCTAAAAATATTTTTGTAAATAAATCAATGTCTTCATCCAATGAAATCACCTCAAATTATTTAAGTGGCGTAAACGGTGGATTGTCGAAGGGTCCGCCAATTTTAATAATCGATATATCTACATCCATACCTAACTCTTGTTGAAGTTGTTCCCTAAACTTACTCAACTTTGCTTCTCCTGATTGAATTTTTCCAGTCTCAATAGCATGAAGCATTGTTTTCTCCTTAGCAGACCCTGGATTAGGCGGCTTAACCTTACTAAAAGAGCTTTGTATTAATTCATCAAATTTCTCGGATGGAACTCTAATAGCTATATCAATATCAGAAGTTGGTTTTGCTGTTCCTTTTGCCCGACTACCTTGAACAACTATGTCATCACTTATATGCCCTACTTTTTCTCGTATCATTGATGATACTTTATCAAATTGTGCCTGTGTAAGTCCTTGAGGTACTTTAAGAGCTTGTCCCGTCCCCCTAGCAGAACTACTCGGATTCGGCGGTTCTGGCGTCTCCTTAGGTTTATCCACTGTTGTATTCCTAGGATCATTCTTAGGACGTCTATCTTTAACAGACTTGACGAACTTATCTAACTCCGCTTGAGTTATGGTCTTAAACTCAGGCTTCTTACGGTTTAGGTTAGGTACCCTGACATTGAACCCACCACCTCTTATATACGGAACTTCACTAGAATTATGGGTGTAGCCCGTAAAGAGTTCATTTAAAGTAACACCGTCTCTTTCAGCATTGTAGCACGTGTAAATAATAGCTACACCACCGAGTACATCTACCCCATACTTCCGTTTCATTTCTTTTACAATCAAGTTATAGTCCTGTTTCTCTACAATTCGCTGCGCCACATCCTTAGTTAATTCATCGGACCAATTCAGCTCTGCTTGTACTTCTAAGGTTAATCGCTGAGTGTCCACATATCCACTTGGAAATGTTTTATCGGTTGAATGGTAGGTTTATTCAGCACTGGGTAGCCACCCAACAAAGAACCGTAAGAAATTAAATTCCCTACGGTCAGGCTCACTTCTCTTATGCTATATATTCACCAAATTACTAAAGGCAAAATTGGGTTTGAATAATACATCAATATTTTTTTCACCGTTTTCGAATTGAAAATTGAGTTTGTCATTATTTTTGCTTATTTGGGTTACATCCTTTAGTGTCAAATTAATTATTGGGATACTGTAACTCTCGTGATTAAGACTGAGCAAACATTCCTGTTCATAAATTGATACCGTTAATACAAGTTTCAGACCTTGAATATCTGTTTTACTGTAAATAAACATTCCTGCTTCAGTATCAGAAATTGAAATTGGTTCGGATTCAAATAACTCTA comes from the Paenibacillus lentus genome and includes:
- a CDS encoding nucleotidyltransferase domain-containing protein, with amino-acid sequence MDTQRLTLEVQAELNWSDELTKDVAQRIVEKQDYNLIVKEMKRKYGVDVLGGVAIIYTCYNAERDGVTLNELFTGYTHNSSEVPYIRGGGFNVRVPNLNRKKPEFKTITQAELDKFVKSVKDRRPKNDPRNTTVDKPKETPEPPNPSSSARGTGQALKVPQGLTQAQFDKVSSMIREKVGHISDDIVVQGSRAKGTAKPTSDIDIAIRVPSEKFDELIQSSFSKVKPPNPGSAKEKTMLHAIETGKIQSGEAKLSKFREQLQQELGMDVDISIIKIGGPFDNPPFTPLK
- a CDS encoding 1,4-dihydroxy-6-naphthoate synthase yields the protein MDEDIDLFTKIFLDTDAEKGAVIEIVSKNVYGTISGSNVSTEQADIYIFNNGDFDEDRRNLGNDEFLYYKYCLEIEPAENVENNAFVVEVSNLLIKLWDAGYKAIASCDFEELLPRKGGYNFEERQ